One region of Vidua chalybeata isolate OUT-0048 chromosome 26, bVidCha1 merged haplotype, whole genome shotgun sequence genomic DNA includes:
- the NXPH3 gene encoding neurexophilin-3 gives MHLPRSCVLLLLQGSIALLVFCAPEDPGKGADPGEPPARGRAPGPKLRELLFPKPLPSLSPAPPQNRTLPGLGSGSRELGAALEGRAGRDLGPRAQRDPRPAPGTLQKLFGWGDFYSNIKTVKLNLLITGKVVDHGNGSVNVFFQHNSTGHGNISVSLVPPTKAVEFDLEQQIFIEAKESKVFNCRVESEQVARARKTSLCTFDPAKTCSQEHTQSRAAWLCSQPFRAVCVYITFYSSDYRLVQKVCPDYNAHSRRPYFPSG, from the exons ATGCATCTTCCTCGGAGCTgcgtcctcctcctcctccagggcAGCATCGCGCTGCTG GTGTTCTGCGCTCCAGAGGACCCCGGGAAAGGCGCGGATCCAGGCGAGCCCCCGGCCCGCGGGAGAGCCCCGGGGCCGAAGCTGCGggagctgctcttcccaaagCCCCTCCCGAGCCtgagcccggccccgccgcagaACCGGACCCTCCCCGGGCTGGGCAGCGGCTCCCGGGAGCTCGGGGCAGCCCTggagggccgggccgggcgggacCTCGGCCCGCGGGCACAGCGGGACCCGCGGCCGGCCCCGGGCACGCTGCAGAAGCTTTTCGGCTGGGGCGACTTCTACTCCAACATCAAGACGGTGAAGCTGAACCTGCTGATCACGGGCAAGGTCGTGGATCACGGCAACGGCAGCGTCAACGTCTTCTTCCAGCACAACTCCACGGGCCACGGCAACATCTCCGTGAGCCTCGTGCCCCCCACCAAGGCCGTGGAGTTCgacctggagcagcagatctTCATCGAGGCCAAGGAGTCCAAGGTGTTCAACTGCCGCGTGGAGTCGGAGCAGGTGGCCCGGGCCAGGAAGACCTCGCTGTGCACCTTCGACCCCGCCAAGACGTGCTCGCAGGAGCACACGCAGAGCCGCGCGGCCTGGCTGTGCTCGCAGCCCTTCCGGGCCGTGTGCGTCTACATCACCTTCTACAGCAGCGACTACCGCCTGGTGCAGAAGGTGTGTCCCGACTACAACGCCCACAGCCGCCGGCCCTACTTCCCCTCGGGATGA